From Aythya fuligula isolate bAytFul2 chromosome 20, bAytFul2.pri, whole genome shotgun sequence, a single genomic window includes:
- the CRYBA1 gene encoding beta-crystallin A3, with protein MGEAAVPPELDTFPAAKMAQTNPLPVPMGPWKITVYDQEGFQGKRMEFTSACPNIMECGFDNIRSLKVECGAWVGYEHTGFCGQQFILERGEYPRWDAWSGSNAYHIERLMSFRPVCSANHKESKITVFEKDNFIGRQWEISDDYPSLQAMGWANNEVGSMKIPCGAWVCYQYPGYRGYQYVLEADHHGGDYKHWREWGSHAQTSQIQSIRRIQQ; from the exons ATGGGCGAAGCAGCAGTACCGCCTGAGCTAG atACCTTTCCAGCAGCAAAGATGGCTCAGACAAACCCTCTGCCTGTCCCCATGGGCCCCTGGAAG ATCACCGTATACGACCAAGAAGGTTTCCAGGGCAAGAGGATGGAGTTCACCTCGGCTTGTCCAAACATCATGGAGTGTGGTTTCGACAACATCCGCTCCCTAAAGGTGGAGTGTGGCGC ctggGTCGGTTACGAGCACACCGGCTTCTGCGGGCAGCAGTTCATCCTGGAGAGGGGAGAGTACCCGCGCTGGGACGCCTGGAGCGGCAGCAACGCCTACCACATCGAGCGCCTGATGTCCTTCCGCCCCGTCTGCTCTGCC AACCACAAGGAATCCAAGATCACCGTCTTCGAGAAAGACAACTTCATCGGCCGCCAGTGGGAGATCAGCGACGACTACCCCTCGCTGCAGGCCATGGGCTGGGCCAACAACGAAGTGGGCTCCATGAAGATCCCCTGCGGCGC CTGGGTTTGCTACCAGTATCCCGGGTACCGCGGCTACCAGTACGTCCTGGAGGCCGACCACCACGGGGGAGACTACAAGCACTGGAGAGAGTGGGGCTCGCACGCCCAGACCTCCCAGATCCAGTCCATCAGGCGCATCCAGCAGTAG